In Leptospira langatensis, a single window of DNA contains:
- a CDS encoding nitrate/nitrite transporter produces MKKFREFLAVGHFPSLLSSFLYFDFSFMVWMLLAALSVFITEEFKLGPAQKGMLVSIPLLGGTLLRIPLGLLSDRFGSKIVGLCGMGVTMITLVLGWQFANTLPLVFLIGLLLGTAGASFAVALPLASRWYPKEYQGLVMGIAGAGNSGSVLATLFAPDLARSFGWHFVFALALIPMSFAFVFFLTFAKDCPGTASKKPLLQYLAPIQSRDALLFCLLYSVTFGGFVGLTSFLPIFFHDQYYVDKVTTGLYTSYCIFGASLVRPVGGYLADRFGGVPILLMVFAGVATCLIGISWLPSIAFILPIFIVLMVFLGIGNGSVFQLVPMRFRKEIGIITGFIGAFGGLGGFLVPNLLGGMKAVSGSFSFGFVVLAIVVTIAALLLFIMNTFVWEKAETSGALELESA; encoded by the coding sequence ATGAAAAAATTCAGAGAGTTCCTTGCGGTTGGGCATTTTCCATCCCTTCTCAGTTCCTTTCTATATTTCGATTTCAGTTTTATGGTTTGGATGCTTCTTGCTGCATTGAGTGTCTTTATCACAGAAGAATTCAAATTAGGGCCCGCGCAAAAAGGAATGTTGGTTTCCATTCCTTTATTAGGAGGGACCCTACTCCGGATCCCTCTAGGATTACTCTCCGATAGATTCGGATCCAAGATTGTCGGCTTATGCGGAATGGGCGTGACCATGATCACCTTGGTTCTCGGTTGGCAATTTGCAAACACACTGCCCTTGGTTTTTTTGATCGGCCTTCTTTTAGGAACGGCAGGTGCAAGTTTCGCAGTCGCCCTTCCTCTTGCAAGTAGATGGTACCCAAAAGAATATCAAGGTTTAGTAATGGGAATTGCGGGAGCAGGAAATAGCGGCTCCGTATTGGCAACACTCTTTGCTCCAGACCTTGCTAGATCTTTCGGCTGGCATTTCGTATTTGCGCTGGCTTTGATCCCGATGAGCTTTGCCTTTGTCTTCTTTCTTACATTCGCAAAGGATTGCCCAGGAACTGCATCAAAAAAACCTTTATTACAATATCTTGCACCGATCCAGTCTAGGGATGCTCTTCTTTTCTGTCTTCTCTACAGCGTAACATTTGGAGGATTCGTAGGTCTGACCAGTTTCCTTCCTATCTTCTTTCACGATCAATACTATGTAGATAAGGTAACGACCGGATTGTATACTTCTTATTGTATCTTCGGGGCAAGCTTAGTGCGACCAGTCGGAGGTTATTTGGCCGACCGATTCGGAGGGGTTCCGATCCTTCTTATGGTATTCGCGGGAGTCGCTACTTGCTTGATAGGGATCTCTTGGCTCCCATCGATAGCATTCATTCTACCGATCTTTATAGTCCTCATGGTTTTCTTAGGAATAGGAAACGGTTCCGTCTTTCAATTGGTGCCGATGAGGTTCCGTAAAGAGATCGGTATCATTACAGGATTCATCGGAGCCTTCGGTGGTCTTGGCGGATTCCTTGTCCCAAATCTTTTGGGAGGTATGAAGGCAGTCTCCGGAAGCTTCTCCTTCGGGTTC